GTCGCCATCGCCACCTTCGGCGTCACCTCCGGCCAGGCGCTGTCGGGTGTCGTCGGCCCGCTGATCGAGGTTCCGGTGCTGATCGGGCTGGTGTACGTCGCACTGGCCTGGCGGAACAGGTTCGCTTCGCCCGTGACGGCGGGCCGTGAGGGCTGACGTTGCGCGCCGGGCCTCGCAGGTGCTGCGAGCGGGGTGCCGGTGCCGTCAGGTCCGCAGGTCGAGCATGGCGGACATGGCTGCCACGACGGACGGCGCGACCTGGTAGTAGACCCAGGTTCCACGCCGCTCCGAGGTCAGCAGCCCCGCCTCGCGCAGTTTCTTCAGGTGATGCGACACGGTCGGCTGGGAGACGCCGACATCGGAGATGTCGCACACGCACGCCTCGCCGCCCGGATGTGACGCGACCTTGGAGAACAGGCGCAGTCGCACCGGGTCGGACAGCGCCTTGAACATCGCGGCCATTCTCTCCGCGTCGTCCTGCGACAGCTCTCCCGCGGTGATCGGCGGGCAGCACGGCACGACTGCTCCGGTCTTCAGGGCCGGCAGCTCCAGCATTTCTGACTTCGACATGCGTCTATGTTGACGCTCATCGATACGAGTGGCAAGCTCCGGATATAGACAATCATCGAAACAGCGGCCGGGATCGGTCGCCCATTCCGGAGGGCATCACCGCCATGACCACCACTGCAGACCTTCCGGTCGTCGTCATCGGCGCCGGCCCCGCCGGGCTGGCGGCCGCCGCCCACCTCGTCGAGCGCGGCATCGAACCGCTGGTCCTGGAGACCGGACCCACCGCCGCCACCGCGGTGCGCGGCTGGTCGCACGTGCGGCTGTTCTCGACGTGGGGCGAGCTCGTCGACCCGGCCGCCGAGAAGCTCCTGGCACCCACGGGATGGGCTCGGCCCGACGCGGACGCCTATCCCACCGGC
This genomic interval from Streptomyces sp. NBC_00464 contains the following:
- a CDS encoding ArsR/SmtB family transcription factor, whose translation is MSKSEMLELPALKTGAVVPCCPPITAGELSQDDAERMAAMFKALSDPVRLRLFSKVASHPGGEACVCDISDVGVSQPTVSHHLKKLREAGLLTSERRGTWVYYQVAPSVVAAMSAMLDLRT